CAGTATCACACAGTTATTTGCCTAGATGTGTTGATCCACTATCCGCAAGAGAAGGCTGCAGAGATGATAGCTCACCTTAGCTCCCTTGCCAGCGATCGTCTCATTCTCAGCTTTGCACCCAAAACCTGGGCTTACACCATCTTGAAGAAGATTGGAGACTTTTTCCCAGGCCCTAGTAAAGCCACCCGCGCCTATCTACATGCTGAAGTAGACGTAGTTGGCATCTTAGAAACCAACGGCTGGACGGTAAAGCGTAATGCTATGACTAAAACTCGATTTTACTTTTCTCGCTTGCTAGAAGCAGTGCGGTAGTCCCACCATCGACAGGGAACCATCAGTAGGCCAGCGTCTCCAACGTTTGGCGCAGATATCCCCGAACTTGGTCATCCAAGCTTAACTCTTGGTCATCCTGACGCGCATCACAATCCTGCTGCCAGCGGTGAAATCCAGAACTGGAAGCAATGACCTGCTTCAGGTTCTCCCACATTTCTGCATCAGAGGGTAGCGTTGTCAAGACGGGCGCACTGTAGTTTGCGTCGTAAGCAGGAAGTTTTGCCATAGTCACCTCTTAAAATGGTTTTGTGCAGGAGGACAAGAACTAAACCGTAAACTTAAAAGATTGTAAACTTTCTATAGCATAGCGAATTAGATGAAGAGGTGTGTGCTCTGTATAACAATAGGGCCATGCATGGATAGAAAAACCAGAAGACCTACTCAGGATTTCCCAATCGACTAGCCTGATAAAGCTGCTTAAATCGCTTTTGTTGCACGGTATGATCAACAATGGGCGGGGGATAGTTGCACCGCTCTCGTTCTAAAGGGGCTATTTTACCAGTTATGAGTGCCTCGGTCTCAACATAGCGCAGGTTAGGAAGCCATCGACGAATATAGTCAGCTTCAGCATCAAATTTTTGGGCTTGACTAGCAGGATTGAAAATTCTCAAGGGTCGTGGATCCATACCACTGGAAGCACTCCACTGCCAGCCACCATTATTAGCTGCCAGATCTCCATCAATTAACCGCTGCATAAAATATTTCTCTCCCCAGCGCCAATCAATAATTAGATCTTTGGTGAGAAAACTAGCCACAATCATGCGGCAGCGGTTATGCATCCAGCCAGTTTCATTGAGTTGGTGCATGGCTGCATCAACGATCGGATAGCCTGTTTGGCCCGTGCACCAAGCCTGAAAGTGATCAGGATTATTTTCCCAGGCGAAGGACTGCCAAGAAGAACGATATGGCCCATCCGCCAATTGAGGAAAGAAATACATCACATGTTGATAGAATTCACGCCACACCAGCTCCTGTTGCCAAACACGAATGCTGGCTTCAGCTTCAGAACTGCGGCTTTGCTCTAGAGCTGTGACCGTGGCTGCCCAGAGAGTACGAATGCCGATCGCCCCAAACTTCAACGCTGGACTCAACAGAGACGTGCCTGGCTGAGCAGGGAAATTACGCTGCTCTTGATAATCTGCAAGGGCAACATGACAAAATTCAGCTAGTCGGGCTTGGGCTGGCTGCTCTCCTGGCTCTAGGATAAATGGTCGATCCCAATGATATCCCAGTTCCTGAACTGTAGGCAGCGGGATTACCCCTGCTTGGACTGCCTGAGTGTGTTCAATGTCTGAGAGTCCTGTAGCCAGTGCTGCTAGATTGGGTGCTGCGGGTTGAGCCTTGGCCTGTTTGCTCACATTACGCCAAAAGGGTGTGTATACCGTGTAAGGTTCATTATTGCCAGTGAGTATGGTTCCAGGGGCGTGCAGCAACTGATCCCAGGTAGTATGAACTGTGATTTTGAGCGTTTTAAGAGCTGATTCAACAGCACGATCGCGGGTTTGGGCATAGGGTTCTATGTCCAAATTCCAGCATACGGCCTGGGCCGTCAGTGCCTTAGCGAGTTTGGGAATAGCTGTCTCCGGTTGACCCCGCAGAATCAGCAAGTCACTACCAGCCTGTTGATAGCGATGCTTCAAAGCAGCTAGACAACCCATCATGTAAGCAACTCGAACATGGGCAACATCATCTCGTGCCAGAATGGTGGGATCTAGGCAAAATACACCGACCACCCGAGGATAGCGCTGAGTGGCAGCCGTTAAGCCAAGGTTGTCTGACAGGCGCAAGTCTTTGCGATGCCAAAAGAGAGCAAGGGTTGTAGTCATGGGGCTGAGGTAGATAGCGCATGGACAGATAATGGCAGGACTACAGTGAATGTACTGCCGTAGCCAGGTTGACTTTCCACTAGAATGTGTCCGTGATGAGCTTGGGCAATAGCTTGGGCAATAGCTAGCCCTAGACCAGACCCGCCCTTATGACGGCTGTGGGTACGAGATGGATCCACTCTGTAAAAGCGATCAAACAGGTGAGGAACCGCATCGGCAGGGATGCCAATGCCAGTATCGATGACGCTAACTTGCAGATAGGGTGGCTTTAGGCGAGGTATGGCTTTACTAACAGCCAGGGCTTCTGGTTGGTCTAGACGATGGATGCGATGAATTTCCACACGAACTGATCCCCCAGACGGAGTGAACTGGAGAGCATTACTCACCAAATTAGTAAACAAGCGCGCTAGTTGATTGCGATCGCCCCAAATGACGCATGCATCTGATGGCAAAGAATTGGTTGTGGTCAACGGGGTTTCAGCACTAGATTCCTGCTCACTGGAACTTACTCCCAAATCACCCTGGAAACTCAGGTGAATGGCCTTTTCCATGGCTCGAATCCGTTGCTCTTCTACAACATCCTTCAGCAATTCAACTAAAGAGACAGCCGCCATCGTTGGCTCTAAAGTATTGCTATCTTGGCGGGCT
This region of Cyanobacteriota bacterium genomic DNA includes:
- a CDS encoding DNA photolyase family protein encodes the protein MTTTLALFWHRKDLRLSDNLGLTAATQRYPRVVGVFCLDPTILARDDVAHVRVAYMMGCLAALKHRYQQAGSDLLILRGQPETAIPKLAKALTAQAVCWNLDIEPYAQTRDRAVESALKTLKITVHTTWDQLLHAPGTILTGNNEPYTVYTPFWRNVSKQAKAQPAAPNLAALATGLSDIEHTQAVQAGVIPLPTVQELGYHWDRPFILEPGEQPAQARLAEFCHVALADYQEQRNFPAQPGTSLLSPALKFGAIGIRTLWAATVTALEQSRSSEAEASIRVWQQELVWREFYQHVMYFFPQLADGPYRSSWQSFAWENNPDHFQAWCTGQTGYPIVDAAMHQLNETGWMHNRCRMIVASFLTKDLIIDWRWGEKYFMQRLIDGDLAANNGGWQWSASSGMDPRPLRIFNPASQAQKFDAEADYIRRWLPNLRYVETEALITGKIAPLERERCNYPPPIVDHTVQQKRFKQLYQASRLGNPE